In Candidatus Acidiferrales bacterium, the genomic window GTCACCCGTGGCATTGCTCCTGGGCCGGTGGGCTGGAATGATGCCGTGCTTGGGCTTCTCCGGTCGCAGCGGCGGAAGACGGAAGCAACGCGAAAAACGGCGTACTAGAAATAGAAGAATGAAGTTAGAGAGCTTTAACACCTGCCTTTCTACGCGAACCGGGCAGCATATCCGACACGCGATTCAGGAAGTTCGACCTGGGAGGACGGTCATCGTCGCTCATTCGCCGACAAAGCTGGCTTGTCACGCGGCAAGGTGTTGATGGAGAATGATGGCGGTATTGCGCCCTATCGGCGTCTGACTGAAATCGAAGTCGCAAGCGTTTCCAGGAAAAACAGACCCAAAGATGCGACCCAATCCAAATCCTCAACTCGACCAAACCACAACCGAGGAGCTGGGGCGGGTGTGGCCGTTACTCGGTCGAACCATGAACGCGCTGCGCATGTATTTTGCGCGCCTGCTGCGGGTGAGCGAGGGGAGGAAGCCGGAGATCTATGCCGAGGTCTTCCGGAGCGCCGAGTTTGCCGACTTGAACTACTGGCTCGAAATCACCTTCTCCACCAGTATCGCCGTGCTCGGGTTGATCGTCAACAGCCCGGCGGTCATTATTGGGGCGATGTTGATTTCTCCCCTGATGGGCCCGATCATCGCCAGCGGCCTGGCCATCGCCCTGGGCGACTTTTATCTGGGCCTCAAGGCCTTCACGAATGTCCTCCTCAGCATCTTGGGTTCAATCCTGCTGGCCGCGGTGATTACCTGGGTCTTGCCCTTCCGCACGCCGACGCCCGAGATTTTGGCCCGTGTGCAACCCACCTTACTCGACCTGGGGATCGCGGTGCTCTCGGGGATGGCTGGCGCCATCGTGGTCTGCCGTGGCGGCCAGGGTGGCGGCGTAACAGCCTTGCCCGGCGTAGCCGTGGCCGTGGCGTTGATGCCACCGCTGGGCGTGGTCGGCTTCGGACTGGGAATCGGATGGGACTGGCCCATCATCCGGGGCGGTGGCTTGCTGTTCCTTACCAACCTGGTGGCGATCATATTTAGTTCCTTCCTGGTCTTCTTCAGCGTCCACATGGATACGGCAGGCGTGCGGGCGCAAATCAATAAATGGCTCGAAGAACACGAGAAGAGCGAACACTTCTACGAGGTCATTGAGCGGACACCACTGCGCCGGTTGCTGGGGAGAGTGGGAAGCCTGCCGCGGCGCGTGCTGATCCTCCTTATTTTTGTGGCCATGGTCGCCTTTCCCTTGCAGCAAACCCTCACCCGGTTGACGCAGGAAGCGCGTATTCGCCGTGTTGTTCTTGACGAGTTGCACAAATTCATCCCGCGAGATGCCATCTTCCAGGAAGGCACGGAGATTTTTCCCGATCGCATTCGCGTCCGCGTGGTGGCAGTGCTGCCGGAGGGCTTTTCAACGGAAAGGCGCCGCCGGTTAGAGGAGTTGCTCCAGGCGCGCGCCGGGCGGACGACGCAGGTGGCCGTCTATGACGTCGCCACGCGCGAAGAGCTGACCGCGTTGACCGGTCGGCTGATTCCTCCCGCCCAGCCGGCATTGGAGACCAGCGAAGAGATCCGTGGCAAACTTTGGGCCAGGGTGAGGCCCGCGATTGCTTCGGCATGGCCTTCAGACCGCTCGCCCCTGCTGAACTATCGGGTGACCCTTGAGCCGGAATCACCGGTCCTGCTTGTCCATCTCGTTTATCTGGCAGAACAGGATTTGGGAGAGTTGGGCGAAGGAGCCGTGCGCAAGGCCCTGCGGGAGCGGATCGGTTCGGCTGCGGTGGGAGTTACATTTGAGCGAGTGCCACCGGCGCTGAGACTTGCCTTCCCAGCCCGCTCCGCCAATCTTTCCACCCGGAATCGTCGGCAATTAGACGAGGTGGCCACGGTTCTGCAAAGGTTTTCTCGGGTGGAGTGCACCCTCGGCATCGGCGCACAGAAGGAAGAAATCGACCCACTAGGGAAGCAAAGAGCGTCAAGAATCCAGGAGTATCTGGCCGGACAGAAGAAGATTGCCCCGGAACGGCTTGTGCCCAAACCGGTCGAGGGGGCGCGCGACGTTGTCGTGCTCGAGCTCGTGCCGCCAGCTCAACCCTGAAGAGCATTTTCCCCATTACTTTCAGACCAATGCCGGCCCAGGCCAGCGGTTCAAGAAGGAATGAGAATCATCGGTGGGCTAGATCCTCCCGCAGGCGCTTGTGTCACGCAGCCGGGTGATTGCAACTTGAGGAGGTGGCAACCGGATGGACCTATTGACCGCGCAAGAATTAAGGCCTTTGCTTGAAACACGACATGGGCTGGCTGTCTCAATCTTTCTGCCTACGCACCGTGCAGGAAGAGAGATTCTCCAGGATCCCATTCGCTTGAAGAATCTTCTGAGGAAGGCTGAAGCAGGGCTGGTGGAAAACGGGCTTCGGAGAGCGCTGGCCAGAGAGTTCTTGGCACCCGCCCGCGAGCTCGTGCAAAGAAAACACTTCTGGCGCTACCAGGACAACGGTCTCGCGCTCTTCTTATCTCAGGGCTTTTTCCGATACTTTCGCCTTCCGCTTCATTTTCAGCAGTTGGTCGTGGTTGCCGATCGCTTCCATGTGAAGCCTCTTCTCTCCTTATTCACAGGTGACGGCCGTTTTTATGTTGTAGCGCTCAGCCAGAACCAAGTCAGACTCTTTGAGGGCAGTCGCTACACTGTGAGTGAACTGGATCTGGAAGGTATCCCTCGAAGTCTTCGCGAGGCGCTCAAATACGATGATTTCCAGGCACAGCTTCAGTTGCACACCACAACATCGCGGCCTTCGGGGAAGCGGACAGCGGTGTTCCACGGTCACGGAGCGGGGATGGACGATGCCAAGGAGAACGTGCTGCGATACTTTCGGGCAATTGATAAGGGCCTGCAAAGCCTGTTAAGGACCCAGCCGACCCCTTTGTTGCTGGCAGGCGTGGACTATCTGCTTCCGATTTACGCGAAGGCCAACACATACCCGGGCCTCCTGGATCAAGGAATTACGGGAAATCCTGAGACCTTGAGCGCGAGCCAACTGCATGCTGCCGCCTGGGAAATTGTTCACCCATACTTCAAGCAAGCACAAGACCAAGCCCTTGCACATTACCATGACCCTACCAACGCCAACAGGATCTCCAGGGACGTAAGGGAAATCCTTCCTGCGGCCTACCAGGGTCGCATTGAGTTCGCCTTTGTCGCGGTCGGCGTACAACAGTGGGGCACTTTTGATCCCCAAGAGAACCTAGTGTCTGTCCACGAGAAAGTTGAACCCGGTGATGAGGATTTGCTGAACCTCGTCGCAGTTCAAGCCATCTTACACGGGGACACCGTCTATGCCGTGCCGCCCTCAGATATGCCGGATGGTTCGTCAATCGCTGCTCTGTTTCGCTATTGATCAGCCAAGCTGCTCTCCTTGAGACCTAATTTGGGAAGAGGGGGAGCTGGTCAAAAGTGCCAAAGGAAGATTGTGCCGGCTCAATAACCCCGTCGAGTTCGGGCAAGACAGCAAGCGGCCCGCCCGAGTGAGGAACCAGGAGATCACCAATACACTGGCGCCGTCCGATGCCGCAAGCGAGCTTCCTTTTTGGGTGGGCAGAACGCACAAATCAAGGATAAGATACGCGAGGAGGTTAGTGTGATCTGAGAAAGGCTCGATGGAAATCGAATCCGGAAAAATACTGATTGAGATTTTCTTCCTCTTTGGGGCAGCCAAGATACTGGGCTGGCTTTCACAGAAGCTTGGCCAGCCGGCGGTGGTGGGCGAGCTCGCCGCGGGAATCATGATCGGCCCGCATGCGCTCGGGCTGGTCCACGCAGGCCCCCTTGTCAACGTCCTGGCCGAAATCGGAGCCATCGTTTTGCTGTTCTCGGCTGGCCTGGAACAGCGCCTGAGCGAACTGATGCGGGTGGGATGGGTTTCGACG contains:
- a CDS encoding DUF389 domain-containing protein, giving the protein MRPNPNPQLDQTTTEELGRVWPLLGRTMNALRMYFARLLRVSEGRKPEIYAEVFRSAEFADLNYWLEITFSTSIAVLGLIVNSPAVIIGAMLISPLMGPIIASGLAIALGDFYLGLKAFTNVLLSILGSILLAAVITWVLPFRTPTPEILARVQPTLLDLGIAVLSGMAGAIVVCRGGQGGGVTALPGVAVAVALMPPLGVVGFGLGIGWDWPIIRGGGLLFLTNLVAIIFSSFLVFFSVHMDTAGVRAQINKWLEEHEKSEHFYEVIERTPLRRLLGRVGSLPRRVLILLIFVAMVAFPLQQTLTRLTQEARIRRVVLDELHKFIPRDAIFQEGTEIFPDRIRVRVVAVLPEGFSTERRRRLEELLQARAGRTTQVAVYDVATREELTALTGRLIPPAQPALETSEEIRGKLWARVRPAIASAWPSDRSPLLNYRVTLEPESPVLLVHLVYLAEQDLGELGEGAVRKALRERIGSAAVGVTFERVPPALRLAFPARSANLSTRNRRQLDEVATVLQRFSRVECTLGIGAQKEEIDPLGKQRASRIQEYLAGQKKIAPERLVPKPVEGARDVVVLELVPPAQP